A DNA window from Kitasatospora atroaurantiaca contains the following coding sequences:
- a CDS encoding SDR family NAD(P)-dependent oxidoreductase translates to MADQRVVIVTGGGTGIGEATARLLRAGGHQVIVSGRRPGPLHRVAEETGAVAHPSDTADPGDVADLVDTAVSRFGRLDGLVLNAGIGRGGAVGDLSIEDWEAVMRINLTGPFLLQRAALPHLLETRGSVVAVASVSALRNGFGNAAYATSKAGLLQLCRSLAVDYGHRGLRANVVCPSWVRTQMADRRMTRFADEEGMGGDTEAAYEEATRLTPARRPGEPHEVAEVISWLLSPAASFVNGAVLTVDGGITALDPGTAAFDFHIEPRRGGTPSADTERH, encoded by the coding sequence ATGGCCGACCAGCGAGTTGTCATTGTCACCGGCGGTGGTACGGGTATCGGTGAGGCAACCGCCCGGCTGCTACGGGCCGGAGGCCATCAGGTGATCGTCTCCGGGCGGCGACCCGGGCCGCTGCACCGAGTCGCCGAGGAGACCGGTGCCGTGGCCCACCCCTCCGACACCGCTGATCCCGGCGACGTCGCGGACCTCGTGGACACGGCCGTGTCCAGGTTCGGACGGCTCGACGGTCTCGTCCTCAACGCCGGCATCGGGCGCGGTGGCGCCGTCGGCGACCTCTCGATCGAGGACTGGGAGGCCGTCATGCGGATCAATCTCACCGGCCCCTTCCTGCTCCAGCGGGCCGCGCTGCCCCACCTGCTGGAAACGCGAGGGTCGGTCGTCGCAGTCGCCTCCGTGTCAGCCCTGCGCAACGGATTCGGCAATGCCGCGTATGCGACCTCCAAGGCCGGGTTGCTTCAGCTCTGCCGCTCTCTTGCGGTCGACTACGGTCACCGCGGGCTACGGGCGAATGTCGTGTGCCCGAGCTGGGTGCGTACCCAGATGGCCGACCGGCGGATGACACGGTTCGCGGATGAGGAGGGGATGGGCGGTGACACCGAGGCGGCCTACGAGGAGGCAACCCGTCTCACCCCCGCCCGCCGCCCCGGCGAGCCGCACGAAGTCGCCGAGGTCATCAGCTGGCTGCTCTCGCCCGCCGCGAGCTTCGTCAACGGCGCGGTCCTGACGGTCGACGGCGGGATCACCGCGCTCGATCCCGGGACGGCCGCCTTCGACTTCCACATCGAACCGCGCCGCGGCGGTACGCCCTCAGCCGATACAGAGCGTCACTGA
- a CDS encoding SpoIIE family protein phosphatase: MDNYRHPFIGSMAAAVVDTEGVVVSWTEAAEELLGRPAGEVCGRRMSELLADPSHWAALAAGRAGTAALLDGRGHATDVAFRVLPLIEDGPGRYLVIGAPAAEVARWREDDAFTRELFLQDRIGLAVFDEELRLTRTNTHLLPYTGVPGDLRGRRLADFLRAEDAEAIESLLREVLQTGRPLALPEALVRTVVDPKGGRVMGISAFRLQADGDKPVGVTALFTDITELGRSRRRLELLHGATAAVGGSLSVTGTCADLAAVLVPGLADAVVVEVAEAVLNGDEPEHARAGPLTLRRTAVAGAAAGLLPTGVPVVVDRAESSEPTLEEDAGRPAMTVALRARGIMLGRIRVHHEQGSEGYEGADLQLLQEIASRAALALDNARRYTREHRAAVSLQRSLLPPAATDTPAAVTASVYLPTGTGDGGVGGDWFDVIPLSSARIALVVGDVVGHGLEAAATMGRLRTAVRTLADLDLAPDELLVHLDDLVAQLVVEADQGGDGVHREPAPAGATCLYAVYDPVSRRCVMASAGHPPPAMVHPDGAVGYVELSPGPPLGVGGFPFEVTEIEPAAGSVLVLYTDGLIGGGEGDLDEGMAALRTRLDRARVTTRRLAEAGREITQSLPVHRLPDDVTLLLARTRVLPTDDTAAWDLDPEPAAVSRIREAVAEQLERWGLDSLVFTTELVVSELVTNAIRYGGGRVGVRLIRVERLICEVSDPSSTQPRMRRARLTDEGGRGLYLVAQLTNRWGSRHTDQGKTIWTEQEIPGPNAGTWPGASPPTE, from the coding sequence ATGGACAACTACCGCCACCCGTTCATCGGGAGCATGGCAGCGGCCGTCGTGGACACCGAGGGCGTCGTCGTGAGCTGGACCGAGGCGGCGGAGGAGCTGCTCGGCCGGCCGGCCGGTGAAGTGTGCGGCCGACGGATGAGCGAACTGCTGGCCGACCCGAGCCACTGGGCCGCCCTCGCGGCCGGCCGGGCCGGCACGGCGGCGCTGTTGGACGGGCGCGGCCACGCGACGGACGTCGCTTTCCGGGTGCTGCCCCTGATCGAGGACGGCCCCGGGCGTTACCTGGTGATCGGCGCGCCGGCCGCGGAGGTGGCCCGCTGGCGCGAGGACGACGCCTTCACCCGGGAGCTCTTCCTGCAGGACCGGATCGGTCTGGCGGTGTTCGACGAGGAGCTGCGGCTCACGCGGACCAACACCCACCTGCTCCCGTACACAGGTGTTCCAGGCGATCTGAGGGGCCGGCGTCTCGCGGACTTCCTGCGGGCCGAGGACGCCGAGGCGATCGAGAGCCTGCTGCGGGAGGTACTGCAGACCGGCCGGCCGCTGGCGCTGCCCGAGGCACTGGTGCGGACCGTCGTCGACCCGAAGGGTGGGCGCGTGATGGGGATATCCGCGTTCCGCCTCCAGGCGGACGGCGACAAGCCGGTGGGGGTGACCGCCCTGTTCACCGACATCACCGAGCTCGGCCGGTCCCGTCGGCGGCTCGAGCTGTTGCACGGTGCGACCGCGGCGGTCGGCGGCTCGCTGTCCGTCACCGGCACCTGCGCGGACCTCGCGGCGGTCCTCGTCCCGGGCCTGGCGGACGCCGTCGTCGTCGAGGTCGCGGAGGCCGTCCTCAACGGCGACGAACCCGAGCACGCCCGAGCCGGACCGCTCACCCTGCGCCGCACGGCCGTGGCGGGCGCCGCCGCCGGACTCCTGCCGACCGGTGTCCCCGTCGTTGTGGACCGGGCGGAGTCCTCGGAGCCGACGCTGGAGGAGGACGCCGGCCGACCCGCCATGACGGTGGCCCTGCGGGCCCGGGGGATCATGCTGGGCCGGATCCGCGTCCACCACGAGCAGGGCTCGGAAGGCTACGAGGGCGCCGATCTGCAGCTGCTCCAGGAGATCGCCTCCCGGGCGGCCCTCGCGCTCGACAACGCCCGCCGCTACACCCGTGAGCACCGCGCCGCCGTCAGCCTCCAGCGCAGCCTGCTGCCACCCGCCGCGACCGACACACCGGCCGCGGTCACGGCCAGCGTCTACCTCCCCACCGGCACCGGTGACGGCGGAGTCGGCGGCGACTGGTTCGACGTGATCCCGCTGTCCTCGGCCCGGATCGCCCTGGTGGTCGGTGACGTCGTGGGCCACGGCCTGGAGGCGGCCGCGACGATGGGACGGCTGCGCACGGCCGTCCGCACTCTTGCCGACCTCGACCTGGCGCCCGACGAACTGCTGGTCCACCTCGACGACCTGGTCGCCCAGCTGGTGGTGGAGGCCGACCAGGGCGGGGACGGCGTCCACCGCGAACCGGCCCCGGCCGGCGCGACCTGCCTGTACGCCGTCTACGACCCGGTCTCGCGCCGCTGTGTGATGGCGAGTGCCGGTCATCCGCCGCCCGCGATGGTCCACCCGGACGGCGCCGTCGGGTACGTAGAGCTCAGCCCCGGGCCGCCGCTGGGCGTCGGCGGCTTCCCGTTCGAGGTTACGGAGATCGAACCGGCCGCCGGCAGCGTGCTGGTCCTGTACACCGACGGTCTCATCGGCGGCGGCGAGGGCGACCTGGACGAGGGCATGGCCGCGCTGCGGACCAGGCTCGACCGCGCCCGGGTGACGACCCGCCGGCTCGCCGAGGCCGGACGGGAGATCACCCAGAGCCTGCCGGTCCACCGCCTGCCGGACGATGTGACCCTCCTGCTCGCCCGGACCCGGGTCCTACCCACGGACGACACCGCTGCCTGGGACCTCGACCCCGAACCGGCAGCGGTGTCCCGGATCCGCGAGGCGGTGGCGGAGCAACTGGAGCGGTGGGGCCTCGACAGCCTGGTCTTCACCACCGAACTGGTGGTGAGTGAGCTGGTCACCAATGCCATCCGCTACGGCGGCGGCCGGGTCGGGGTCCGATTGATCCGGGTGGAGCGGCTGATCTGCGAGGTCTCGGACCCGAGCAGCACCCAGCCCAGGATGCGCCGGGCCCGTCTCACCGACGAGGGCGGCCGCGGCCTCTACCTGGTCGCCCAGCTCACCAACAGGTGGGGAAGCCGCCACACCGACCAGGGCAAGACCATCTGGACCGAGCAGGAGATCCCCGGACCGAACGCCGGGACCTGGCCCGGCGCGAGCCCGCCGACCGAGTAA
- a CDS encoding GNAT family N-acetyltransferase — MTEIHTPRLVLRRWHDGDLAPMAEINADPEVMRWIGDGSVLDLEQTAEAIERWEEEWDEEGFGLFAVELLASGELAGFAGLSVPEFLPEVLPAVEICWRFGRQFWGQGYASEAAHAVLEFALEDRGLDRVISIARLGNEASENVMRKLGMEPERETTHPEHGFPLRVHAIDLTEYL, encoded by the coding sequence ATGACCGAGATTCACACCCCCCGACTCGTCCTCCGCCGCTGGCATGACGGCGACCTCGCCCCCATGGCGGAGATCAATGCGGATCCGGAGGTCATGCGCTGGATCGGTGACGGCTCGGTCCTCGACCTGGAGCAGACGGCGGAGGCGATCGAGCGGTGGGAGGAGGAATGGGACGAGGAGGGCTTCGGTCTCTTCGCCGTCGAACTCCTGGCTTCCGGTGAACTGGCCGGGTTCGCGGGCCTCTCCGTACCCGAGTTCCTGCCCGAGGTGCTGCCGGCTGTGGAGATCTGCTGGCGGTTCGGCCGCCAGTTCTGGGGCCAGGGTTACGCGTCCGAAGCCGCCCATGCCGTGCTGGAGTTCGCACTCGAGGACCGCGGCCTCGACCGGGTCATCAGCATCGCCCGGCTGGGCAACGAAGCCTCCGAGAACGTGATGCGCAAGCTCGGCATGGAGCCGGAGCGCGAGACGACCCACCCGGAACACGGTTTCCCGCTGCGCGTTCACGCCATCGATCTCACCGAGTACCTCTGA
- a CDS encoding protein kinase domain-containing protein — protein sequence MASVHRAHDSVLGRTVAVKMLHAELARDRSFRERFRREAQAVAALSHPNIVAVHDSGEDSGDAGVVQFIVMEYVQGRSLPELVRDAASEGGTIGLDRALEITASVLDALACSHRQGLVHRDIKPANVMVTDDGTVKVMDFGIARALESEATSMTRTGTVLGTPLYLSPEQALGKPADARSDIYSVGCMLFELATGTLPFTGESTMSVLYQHVQEAPPIPSSVNPSLPPAVDVIVARALSKDPAERYPDAKAMADAIRRITAGQASTRQLPPHEPPTVTADQARTRQLPPQEPPTTADIRITMSPRWGVNDPRLRRTGRVALVYSLLVWGFAFAGLCVGAFVLLPEITSGSSHDAGSRTPDPRATGALSGCSPSSWSVPSFTGMSPAEARSCAEIAGLKLEENSTLGRKQDKDTVVAQEPAAYQSAKSGSTLKIWVSKGGDPRAVGDLANCEVEESHGKIFNPTFKGMTAAKARVCADIAHLKLVEAGTVQDKRTPAGQVAKQEPGPETITAGSTVKVWVSSGGDPRATGTLSDCDSDATSDKPDAPHFVYMTVADARACADIAHLKLEEHTVPGETWDAGKVVKQEPESFAAVEPGSTVKIWISSGKP from the coding sequence ATGGCGTCCGTTCACCGGGCTCACGACTCGGTGCTGGGCCGCACCGTCGCGGTGAAGATGCTGCACGCGGAGCTGGCGCGCGATCGGTCCTTCCGTGAGCGGTTCCGCCGGGAGGCCCAGGCGGTCGCCGCGCTCAGTCACCCCAACATCGTGGCGGTCCACGACAGTGGCGAGGACTCGGGTGACGCCGGCGTCGTGCAGTTCATCGTCATGGAGTACGTCCAGGGCCGCTCGCTGCCCGAACTCGTCCGGGACGCCGCCTCCGAGGGCGGCACGATCGGGCTGGATCGTGCGCTGGAGATAACGGCATCCGTCCTGGACGCCTTGGCCTGCAGCCACCGGCAGGGTCTGGTCCACCGGGACATCAAGCCCGCCAACGTCATGGTGACGGACGACGGCACCGTCAAGGTGATGGACTTCGGCATCGCCCGCGCCCTGGAGTCCGAGGCCACCTCGATGACCCGGACCGGCACGGTGCTCGGCACACCGCTGTACCTCTCCCCGGAGCAGGCGCTGGGCAAGCCTGCCGACGCCCGGTCCGACATCTACTCGGTCGGCTGCATGCTCTTCGAACTGGCCACCGGCACCCTGCCGTTCACCGGTGAGTCCACGATGAGCGTGCTCTACCAGCACGTCCAGGAGGCCCCGCCGATCCCGTCCTCGGTGAACCCGTCGCTGCCCCCGGCCGTCGACGTGATCGTGGCCCGCGCCCTGAGCAAGGACCCCGCCGAGCGGTACCCGGACGCCAAGGCCATGGCGGATGCCATACGCCGGATCACCGCGGGCCAGGCCTCCACCCGGCAACTGCCGCCGCACGAACCCCCTACCGTGACGGCCGACCAGGCCCGTACGCGGCAGCTGCCGCCGCAGGAACCTCCCACCACCGCAGACATCCGGATCACGATGTCCCCCCGATGGGGCGTCAACGATCCCCGGTTGCGGCGGACGGGGCGCGTCGCGCTGGTCTACAGCCTTCTCGTCTGGGGGTTCGCGTTCGCCGGCCTCTGCGTGGGCGCCTTCGTGCTCCTGCCGGAGATCACCTCGGGGAGCTCGCACGACGCGGGATCCCGCACCCCTGATCCGCGGGCCACCGGGGCCCTGTCCGGATGCTCCCCGTCCTCCTGGAGTGTCCCCAGTTTCACGGGCATGTCGCCCGCGGAGGCGAGGAGTTGCGCCGAGATCGCCGGACTGAAGCTGGAGGAGAACTCCACGCTCGGCAGAAAGCAGGACAAGGACACCGTGGTGGCGCAGGAGCCGGCGGCCTACCAGTCGGCCAAGTCCGGCAGCACCCTGAAGATCTGGGTGTCGAAGGGCGGCGATCCCCGGGCCGTCGGGGATCTTGCCAACTGTGAGGTCGAGGAGAGCCACGGCAAGATCTTCAATCCCACCTTCAAGGGCATGACGGCGGCCAAGGCGCGGGTGTGTGCGGACATCGCCCATCTGAAGCTCGTTGAGGCCGGGACCGTGCAGGACAAGCGCACGCCCGCCGGACAGGTGGCGAAGCAGGAGCCCGGGCCGGAGACGATCACGGCGGGCAGCACTGTCAAGGTATGGGTCTCGTCCGGAGGCGACCCCCGGGCCACGGGCACTCTCTCCGACTGCGATTCCGACGCGACCAGCGACAAGCCCGACGCACCCCACTTCGTGTACATGACGGTCGCCGACGCCCGCGCCTGTGCGGACATCGCCCATCTCAAGCTGGAGGAGCACACCGTCCCGGGCGAGACCTGGGACGCAGGGAAGGTCGTCAAGCAGGAGCCCGAGAGCTTCGCAGCGGTCGAACCGGGCAGCACCGTCAAGATCTGGATCTCCTCGGGCAAACCCTGA
- a CDS encoding zinc ribbon domain-containing protein has product MLQTSHSAATLVQDREPEAGPRLYFQRCRWCGTASYQRLLCTGCGSTDFEMERSEGEGAVCMHRHVSAVEDRWPVFMSEGFVVRCRVVGAREAVRPGVKVRLSWTGESDPEPVVELWDAPADGRQPAMPRHNHPY; this is encoded by the coding sequence GTGTTGCAGACCAGCCACAGCGCCGCGACGCTCGTCCAGGACCGCGAACCGGAAGCCGGCCCGCGGCTCTACTTCCAGCGCTGCCGCTGGTGCGGAACCGCTTCGTACCAGCGCCTCCTCTGCACCGGCTGCGGATCGACCGACTTCGAGATGGAGCGCAGCGAGGGCGAGGGTGCCGTCTGTATGCACCGCCACGTCAGCGCTGTCGAGGACCGGTGGCCCGTGTTCATGAGTGAGGGCTTCGTGGTGCGGTGCCGGGTCGTCGGCGCCCGGGAGGCGGTGCGGCCGGGCGTCAAGGTCCGGCTGTCGTGGACCGGCGAGTCCGACCCGGAGCCGGTGGTCGAGCTCTGGGATGCGCCGGCGGACGGCCGGCAGCCCGCCATGCCGAGGCACAACCACCCTTACTGA
- a CDS encoding acyl-CoA dehydrogenase family protein → MDKVFDLFRLSEEHDMLREAVRSLAEAKIAPYAAEVDEQGRFPSEALEALQANDLHAVHVPEEYGGAGADALATVIVIEEVARVCASSSLIPAVNKLGSLPVQLSGSEALKQKYLGALARGEGMFSYCLSEPDAGSDAAGMKTRAVRDGDFWVLNGVKRWITNAGVSEFYTVMAVTDPEKRSKGISAFVVEKGDEGVSFGAPEKKLGIKGSPTREVYLDNVRIPADRMIGEEGTGFATAMKTLDHTRVTIAAQALGIAQGALDYAAGYVKERKQFGKPIGDFQGVQFMLADMAMKLEAARQLTYAAAAKSQRTDADLTFFGAAAKCFASDAAMEITIDAVQLLGGYGYTRDYPLERMMRDAKITQIYEGTNQIQRIVMARNLP, encoded by the coding sequence ATGGACAAGGTCTTCGATCTCTTCCGGCTCAGCGAGGAGCACGACATGCTCCGTGAGGCGGTGCGGTCGCTCGCCGAGGCGAAGATCGCTCCGTACGCGGCCGAGGTGGACGAGCAGGGCCGCTTCCCGTCCGAGGCGCTGGAGGCGCTGCAGGCCAACGACCTGCACGCGGTGCACGTCCCGGAGGAGTACGGCGGCGCGGGTGCGGACGCGCTGGCGACGGTGATCGTGATCGAGGAGGTCGCGCGGGTGTGCGCGTCCTCCTCGCTGATCCCGGCGGTCAACAAGCTGGGCTCGCTGCCGGTGCAGCTGTCCGGTTCGGAGGCGCTGAAGCAGAAGTACCTGGGTGCGCTGGCGCGTGGCGAGGGCATGTTCTCGTACTGCCTGTCGGAGCCGGACGCCGGTTCGGACGCGGCCGGGATGAAGACCCGCGCGGTGCGCGACGGTGACTTCTGGGTGCTGAACGGCGTGAAGCGCTGGATCACCAACGCCGGCGTGTCGGAGTTCTACACGGTGATGGCCGTGACCGACCCGGAGAAGCGCTCGAAGGGCATCTCGGCGTTCGTGGTGGAGAAGGGCGACGAGGGCGTGTCCTTCGGCGCGCCGGAGAAGAAGCTCGGCATCAAGGGCTCGCCGACCCGCGAGGTCTACCTCGACAACGTCCGGATCCCGGCCGACCGCATGATCGGCGAGGAGGGCACCGGCTTCGCCACCGCGATGAAGACGCTGGACCACACCCGCGTCACCATCGCCGCCCAGGCGCTGGGCATCGCCCAGGGCGCCCTGGACTACGCGGCCGGGTACGTCAAGGAGCGCAAGCAGTTCGGCAAGCCGATCGGCGACTTCCAGGGCGTCCAGTTCATGCTCGCCGACATGGCGATGAAGCTGGAGGCCGCCCGCCAGCTCACCTACGCGGCCGCCGCCAAGTCCCAGCGCACCGACGCCGACCTGACCTTCTTCGGCGCCGCGGCCAAGTGCTTCGCCTCGGACGCCGCCATGGAGATCACCATCGACGCCGTCCAGCTCCTCGGCGGCTACGGCTACACC
- a CDS encoding SpoIIE family protein phosphatase — MDAVEPKLVPEVFDTAVVSVALLRGPEHRLVYYNDAFRRLFGPRTIDAPAAEAFADEQAAPFITLLDQVYEDGLARQVTSPRASAGTAPGAPGPRYFVYSCTSVASRHGRGVLVVAVDTTTEVVAAERAEELSQQRQQALERYEALVSAVSQMVWLLRPDGSMTELVEGWEDFTGSPWRPVMDQGWLELIHPRDTARLVQAWADAVAGPPAMFEATFRVLTASGEYRHVRSRAVPVLREGRVAEWIGATADMEDEWRARLRERLLARVSAAPGQHLRGVFAAMAEAVVPDLTDACAVFRLPDGDGQAAEDVIATRVASAARPGLPALPALHSQSYRVGPVAREVIDSRLPRLLTFAAGHPPDGVLPDVSVRWLAAAEATSLVLVPIVVDSAVVAFAAAAGCGDSPPPSAADIALLTEVLQQAQKALRDALEHQHTRRMALILQRAQLTPAPSVPGADVAARYQPASTTAEIGGDWYDAFFLPDGTLALAIGDIAGHDLTAATAMGQLRSMLRALAYNSNRPATPADILAQLDRAAEGLDVAPFVTIVLVHLVLRADGWHAVWANAGHPPPLLIPADGPARYLAGRRADLPLCVDPDTGRSVHRRTFGAGDTLLLYTDGLVETPEAGLTEGLDRLAATATAARHLPVEELCDELRRVGDRRDDIALLAFRPRI; from the coding sequence GTGGACGCCGTCGAACCGAAGTTGGTACCGGAGGTCTTCGACACGGCCGTCGTGTCGGTCGCACTGCTCCGCGGCCCCGAGCACCGGCTGGTCTACTACAACGACGCCTTCCGCCGGCTGTTCGGCCCCCGGACCATCGACGCCCCGGCAGCAGAGGCCTTCGCCGACGAGCAGGCAGCGCCGTTCATCACCCTGCTGGACCAGGTCTACGAAGACGGCCTGGCCCGCCAGGTGACCTCCCCGAGAGCCAGTGCCGGAACCGCCCCGGGCGCCCCGGGACCCCGCTACTTCGTCTACAGCTGCACGTCCGTCGCCTCCCGTCACGGACGCGGCGTCCTGGTCGTCGCGGTGGACACCACCACCGAGGTCGTGGCGGCCGAACGCGCCGAGGAGCTGTCCCAGCAGCGCCAGCAGGCGCTGGAACGCTACGAGGCGCTCGTCTCGGCGGTGTCCCAGATGGTCTGGCTGCTGCGCCCCGACGGGTCGATGACCGAGCTCGTGGAGGGCTGGGAGGACTTCACGGGCTCCCCTTGGCGGCCCGTGATGGACCAGGGGTGGCTGGAGCTCATCCACCCCCGGGACACCGCGAGGCTGGTCCAGGCCTGGGCGGACGCGGTCGCCGGTCCGCCGGCGATGTTCGAGGCCACCTTCCGGGTGCTGACCGCCTCCGGCGAGTACCGGCACGTCAGGTCCCGTGCCGTGCCGGTGCTGCGCGAGGGCCGGGTCGCGGAGTGGATCGGGGCGACCGCCGACATGGAGGACGAGTGGCGTGCCCGGCTGCGCGAGCGGCTGCTCGCCCGGGTGTCGGCGGCACCGGGCCAGCACCTGCGGGGCGTCTTCGCGGCGATGGCGGAGGCCGTGGTGCCCGACCTCACCGACGCCTGCGCGGTGTTCCGCCTGCCGGACGGTGACGGCCAGGCCGCGGAGGACGTCATCGCGACCCGGGTCGCCTCGGCCGCCCGCCCGGGGCTGCCCGCCCTGCCCGCGCTCCACAGCCAGAGCTACCGGGTCGGGCCGGTGGCCCGCGAGGTCATCGACAGCCGCCTGCCCAGGCTGCTGACCTTCGCGGCCGGGCATCCCCCCGATGGCGTCCTGCCGGACGTCTCGGTGCGCTGGCTGGCCGCAGCCGAGGCCACCAGCCTCGTGCTGGTACCGATCGTGGTCGACTCCGCGGTTGTCGCGTTCGCCGCGGCGGCCGGCTGCGGCGACAGCCCGCCCCCGAGTGCCGCGGACATCGCCCTGCTGACCGAGGTGCTCCAGCAGGCGCAGAAGGCGTTACGGGACGCCCTGGAGCACCAGCACACCCGGCGCATGGCGCTCATCCTGCAGCGGGCCCAGCTGACCCCCGCTCCTTCGGTGCCCGGCGCGGACGTCGCAGCCCGGTACCAGCCGGCCAGCACCACCGCCGAGATCGGCGGGGACTGGTACGACGCCTTCTTCCTGCCGGACGGCACCCTGGCGCTGGCCATCGGCGACATTGCCGGTCACGACCTCACCGCGGCCACCGCGATGGGCCAGCTGCGCAGCATGCTGCGCGCGCTCGCCTACAACAGCAACCGGCCCGCCACCCCGGCCGATATCCTCGCGCAGCTCGACCGGGCCGCCGAGGGTCTGGACGTCGCTCCGTTCGTCACCATCGTCCTCGTCCACCTCGTCCTGCGTGCCGACGGCTGGCACGCGGTCTGGGCGAACGCCGGGCACCCGCCACCGCTGCTGATCCCCGCCGACGGCCCTGCCCGTTACCTGGCAGGCCGCCGGGCCGACCTGCCGCTGTGCGTGGACCCGGACACCGGCCGCAGCGTCCACCGGCGGACCTTCGGCGCCGGAGACACCCTGCTGCTGTACACCGACGGCCTGGTCGAGACCCCCGAGGCAGGCCTGACCGAAGGCCTCGACCGTCTGGCGGCCACGGCGACAGCCGCCCGCCACCTGCCGGTCGAGGAGCTCTGCGACGAGCTGCGCAGGGTGGGGGACCGCCGGGACGACATCGCGCTGCTCGCCTTCCGACCCCGGATCTGA
- a CDS encoding NIPSNAP family protein, translating to MSIVELRQYTLHPGARETLIELFEREFVIGQQSVGITVGGRFRDLADPDRFVWLRAFPDMTRRRRSLEAFYTGPVWREHRDAANATVIDSDDVLLLRGPGFTPEPGTREVVATVCHPSDAAAFDAYAARHLGPGQALHRTEHAENDYPLLPVRTGEDVRVWFGRTEPPPWPTRRLRLEPVTTWPASLSQS from the coding sequence ATGAGCATCGTCGAACTCCGGCAGTACACCCTGCACCCCGGAGCCCGGGAGACGCTGATCGAGCTGTTCGAGCGCGAGTTCGTGATCGGCCAGCAGTCGGTCGGCATCACCGTCGGCGGCCGATTCCGCGACCTGGCCGACCCGGACCGCTTCGTCTGGCTGCGCGCGTTCCCCGACATGACGCGCCGTCGGCGCTCGCTGGAGGCCTTCTACACCGGCCCGGTCTGGCGGGAGCACCGCGACGCGGCCAACGCCACGGTGATCGACAGCGACGACGTCCTGCTGCTGCGCGGCCCGGGCTTCACACCGGAGCCGGGCACCCGTGAGGTGGTCGCGACCGTCTGCCATCCGTCCGACGCGGCCGCCTTCGACGCGTACGCCGCCCGGCACCTGGGCCCGGGCCAGGCGCTGCACCGCACCGAGCACGCCGAGAACGACTACCCCCTCCTGCCCGTCCGCACCGGGGAGGACGTCCGGGTCTGGTTCGGCCGGACGGAGCCACCACCCTGGCCGACCCGGCGGCTGCGGCTCGAACCCGTGACGACCTGGCCGGCCTCGCTTTCACAGAGCTGA